Proteins found in one Lutimonas zeaxanthinifaciens genomic segment:
- a CDS encoding calcium:proton antiporter, whose protein sequence is MKTRILSDERPLFLGIITTSLFMVWGNEWLTDLKGFGLPLIYFLWLFAIMLISSFKVVKHADMLALKLGEPYGTLILTLSVITIEVSMISAMMLVGEDNPTMGRDMMFAVIMIVLNGLIGLSLIIGGIRHREQSFNLQGANAFLAVLIPMAFIGLILPNYTISTDPGTFSNSQIWAVIGITVLLYGAFLIAQTIRHKNYFMGPLSEVSNGEHHKPKSVKYHSGFLIAYMIVIVLLSKKLAILIDFGIEQISAPVALSGLFVAIIVLTPEALAAYQAALRNNLQRSINIGLGSALATIGLTVPAILMIGMFSGKEVVLGLGPVDTFLLVLTVVLSIVNFSSKRSNILHGLVHLAVFLLYILMIFDS, encoded by the coding sequence ATGAAAACAAGAATATTGAGTGATGAACGTCCATTATTTCTAGGAATTATAACAACGTCCCTTTTCATGGTATGGGGAAACGAATGGCTCACCGACCTTAAAGGTTTTGGACTCCCATTAATTTACTTTCTCTGGCTATTTGCAATAATGCTAATATCCTCTTTCAAAGTGGTTAAGCATGCCGATATGCTTGCCTTAAAACTTGGAGAACCATATGGTACTTTGATACTCACATTATCAGTAATCACCATTGAAGTCAGTATGATTTCTGCAATGATGTTGGTTGGAGAGGATAATCCTACCATGGGACGGGACATGATGTTCGCGGTTATTATGATCGTACTGAACGGACTGATAGGATTGTCCTTGATCATAGGTGGTATTAGGCATCGTGAACAATCATTCAATTTACAGGGAGCCAACGCCTTTTTGGCAGTTTTAATTCCTATGGCATTCATCGGATTAATACTTCCCAACTATACTATATCCACAGATCCGGGAACTTTCTCTAATTCCCAAATCTGGGCGGTAATTGGCATTACTGTTCTCTTGTACGGGGCATTTTTGATTGCTCAAACGATCCGACATAAAAATTATTTTATGGGGCCCCTTTCTGAAGTTTCGAATGGGGAACATCATAAACCAAAGTCAGTCAAATATCACAGTGGTTTCTTGATAGCCTATATGATTGTTATCGTTCTCCTCTCAAAAAAGTTAGCTATATTAATTGATTTTGGCATCGAGCAGATCAGTGCTCCAGTTGCCTTGAGTGGTCTGTTCGTTGCAATTATTGTTCTTACCCCGGAAGCATTAGCAGCTTATCAGGCAGCCTTGAGAAACAACCTGCAACGTTCCATCAATATAGGTTTGGGCTCTGCCCTGGCTACCATAGGGTTGACTGTCCCTGCCATTTTGATGATCGGTATGTTCTCAGGCAAAGAAGTGGTTCTTGGCCTCGGTCCGGTAGATACTTTCCTGCTGGTTTTGACTGTTGTTCTCAGTATCGTCAATTTTTCCAGTAAACGTAGTAATATTCTTCATGGACTTGTTCATCTGGCAGTTTTTCTACTGTATATATTAATGATTTTTGATTCATGA
- a CDS encoding response regulator transcription factor codes for MNEIRVILVDDHSMIRYGLRSFLDGDRIVVVAEAKNGNEALEILKKEEIDVLVTDIMMPIMDGIELTKQVAEKYPNTQILAHTMMNDSQNIKRMLNAGANGYILKDSTQEELIKAIHTVSRGENYYPGDVTQIIMDGFGSKPKPKKRTFAEIALTDRELQVLHLICKEKSNTEMAEELFVSVRTIEAHKRNLIEKTGCRNVAGLVLYAIEQNLFDDL; via the coding sequence ATGAATGAAATAAGAGTAATTTTAGTAGACGATCATAGTATGATCAGGTATGGTCTGAGGTCATTTCTGGATGGTGATAGAATAGTGGTTGTAGCTGAAGCCAAAAATGGAAATGAAGCTTTGGAAATTTTAAAAAAAGAAGAGATCGATGTTCTTGTGACTGATATAATGATGCCCATAATGGATGGTATTGAACTCACGAAACAGGTTGCTGAAAAGTATCCGAATACCCAGATCCTGGCTCATACTATGATGAATGATAGCCAGAACATAAAACGCATGTTGAATGCAGGTGCAAATGGATATATATTGAAAGATTCTACCCAGGAAGAATTAATAAAAGCAATTCACACTGTCTCTAGAGGTGAGAATTATTATCCCGGAGATGTAACGCAAATTATAATGGATGGATTTGGGTCCAAACCCAAACCCAAGAAGCGGACCTTTGCAGAGATAGCATTAACAGACAGAGAATTGCAAGTGTTGCACCTCATATGCAAAGAAAAATCCAACACAGAAATGGCGGAGGAATTGTTTGTCTCGGTAAGAACGATTGAGGCTCATAAACGTAACCTTATTGAAAAAACAGGTTGTCGAAATGTAGCAGGTTTGGTTTTATACGCCATTGAACAAAATTTATTCGACGATTTATGA
- a CDS encoding PAS domain-containing sensor histidine kinase has translation MIFKNQEKLYERQANRYYSYRLGDELRQTDDYLTEYCKNFVITGDSIWEKRYWDLVAKREGKAPLRGGANTSLLDSMQNMGFSDQEFDLLKLALQKSNQLVKKESIAFNAAKGIFLDSVNEFSIRKEPNIEFALQVLHDKEYLLMKKEIMEPIIKFESLIESRTKATVDKYNDKSQLLLILTILSILIAVFISIIAYNLIIKRLAYIEDLANELRLKTKEQACLFKISQLTESTGKSIEHVLESAVSIIPFGWKYPENTSAQIDFKGNLYSSVNFTVSPWTQEATIRAEGKSIGTIKVFVQKDGLSDSESPFLDEEIVLIESIASLISSFYERKSFLDNLSAANEELASEISYKIETEKELKKSDERFKLATQGSNAGIWDLDVASRIAYWSPLHYEILGYSPGEFTPTLDFVRSIVHEDDRSIFDEIVQNHVTKGTALDFEARFFTKQKEVIWCRSIGASSRDKNGKSVRIVGTFVDITDKKMAEKALADKEQQLQFALDASNEGIWEINGDCNYIDFSDRCYTMLGYIPVQDNSKQFDFWKRLVSDESQSKALINQIAEIKLSGFHDGICRMLAENGEYKWIHTKGKAVEFSEDNKPLRIVGTMTDITERMRQEEKIVSTILETEDKERSRIAREIHDGLQQTMSTSLMSLEKVRSSTDFENEDVYERFHMGYKFLKKAIEESRNLAHNLMPKVVDENGIVKAIHSLISAIQNSSETIFYFDDNLGEERLKLSYEMTLYRITQEAINNVIKYANATKCNIQLLKHSNVLMLTIEDNGEGFDAANTINTFGINSMRTRAESIGGFFEINSQPHKGTQIFVELPLN, from the coding sequence ATGATTTTTAAAAACCAGGAAAAATTATATGAAAGGCAGGCAAATCGATATTATTCGTATCGTCTGGGTGATGAGTTAAGACAGACTGATGATTATCTCACCGAATATTGCAAAAACTTTGTCATAACAGGGGATTCAATTTGGGAAAAGAGATATTGGGATCTTGTTGCAAAGCGAGAAGGGAAAGCTCCATTAAGAGGTGGAGCCAACACTTCTCTATTGGACAGTATGCAAAATATGGGGTTTTCTGATCAAGAATTTGACCTCTTAAAATTAGCCCTTCAAAAGTCAAATCAGCTTGTTAAAAAGGAGTCAATCGCGTTCAATGCAGCGAAAGGAATATTTTTGGATAGCGTGAATGAATTTAGCATCAGAAAAGAACCTAACATTGAATTCGCTCTTCAGGTTTTACATGATAAAGAATACCTTCTTATGAAAAAAGAAATCATGGAACCCATCATTAAATTTGAGAGCCTGATTGAATCAAGGACGAAAGCTACAGTTGACAAATACAATGATAAAAGCCAACTCCTGCTTATTCTGACAATCCTGTCTATTCTGATTGCAGTTTTTATTTCCATAATAGCATATAATTTAATTATTAAAAGGCTTGCATATATTGAAGATCTGGCAAATGAACTACGTCTAAAAACGAAGGAACAAGCATGTCTTTTCAAAATATCTCAACTAACTGAAAGCACCGGTAAAAGTATCGAGCATGTTCTTGAAAGTGCCGTATCCATAATTCCATTTGGATGGAAATATCCAGAAAACACCAGTGCTCAAATTGATTTCAAGGGTAATTTATATTCTTCGGTGAATTTTACCGTATCTCCCTGGACACAAGAGGCAACGATTAGAGCTGAAGGCAAATCGATTGGTACCATAAAAGTTTTCGTTCAAAAGGATGGATTAAGTGATTCTGAATCACCCTTTTTGGATGAGGAAATCGTGCTGATAGAATCGATTGCCTCTTTAATAAGTAGTTTCTATGAGAGAAAATCCTTTCTAGATAACTTGTCTGCAGCAAATGAGGAGCTGGCATCAGAGATCAGTTATAAAATTGAGACAGAAAAAGAGCTTAAAAAAAGTGATGAACGGTTTAAACTAGCAACTCAAGGCTCCAATGCAGGAATCTGGGATCTGGATGTAGCCAGTAGAATTGCATACTGGTCTCCATTACATTATGAAATATTGGGATATTCGCCGGGAGAATTTACACCAACATTGGATTTCGTTAGAAGTATTGTTCATGAGGATGACAGGTCAATTTTTGATGAAATAGTTCAAAATCATGTCACGAAGGGCACAGCATTAGATTTTGAGGCTAGATTTTTTACAAAACAGAAGGAAGTTATATGGTGTAGGTCAATAGGCGCCTCATCTCGAGATAAAAATGGAAAATCGGTCAGAATTGTTGGTACTTTTGTGGATATAACGGATAAGAAGATGGCAGAAAAAGCTTTAGCTGATAAGGAGCAACAACTTCAATTTGCCTTAGATGCTTCCAATGAAGGAATATGGGAGATTAATGGAGATTGCAACTATATTGATTTTAGTGATCGGTGCTATACAATGTTGGGTTATATTCCTGTACAGGATAACTCGAAACAATTCGATTTTTGGAAACGTTTAGTTTCCGATGAGAGTCAATCAAAGGCTCTAATCAATCAAATAGCTGAAATAAAATTATCAGGATTTCATGATGGTATCTGCAGGATGCTTGCAGAGAATGGTGAATACAAGTGGATTCATACAAAAGGAAAAGCGGTTGAATTTTCAGAAGATAATAAGCCGTTGAGAATTGTGGGAACAATGACTGATATAACTGAGAGGATGCGGCAAGAAGAAAAAATAGTCAGTACCATTTTAGAAACAGAAGACAAAGAACGGAGTAGAATCGCGAGAGAAATACATGACGGATTGCAGCAAACCATGTCTACCTCTTTGATGAGCTTGGAAAAAGTAAGAAGCTCAACAGATTTTGAGAATGAAGATGTATATGAAAGATTCCATATGGGTTATAAATTCCTAAAAAAGGCCATTGAGGAGAGTCGTAACCTCGCTCATAATTTAATGCCCAAAGTCGTGGATGAAAACGGTATCGTAAAAGCCATTCATTCGCTGATAAGCGCGATCCAAAACTCCTCGGAAACAATTTTTTATTTTGATGACAATCTTGGTGAAGAACGTTTGAAACTGTCCTATGAGATGACTCTTTACCGCATCACCCAGGAAGCGATCAACAACGTAATAAAATATGCCAATGCCACCAAATGTAATATTCAGCTTCTCAAACACTCCAATGTTTTAATGTTAACTATTGAAGACAATGGAGAGGGTTTTGATGCGGCGAATACAATTAATACCTTTGGCATCAATAGCATGCGTACAAGGGCTGAATCTATTGGAGGCTTTTTTGAAATCAATAGTCAGCCCCATAAGGGAACTCAGATATTTGTGGAATTGCCTTTAAATTAA
- a CDS encoding alkyl sulfatase dimerization domain-containing protein has product MKLKLFILSLTLGLVTTLTGQNQEAYMGGEAELVTLPNGGVINKKAPELVAKTHISEPNIIHVTEGIWSFEGYSFANFVVIEGETGLIVYDAGEDNDDSRRFMKALRKVSDKPIHTIIYSHSHYVWGGRVMIEDNENITVIGHPMLNKNILESGGAGASVPELAPVLTGRIYEQFNVYLPSEGIDAPLAKSPIGSNDKEFIPVTKTAQNEEIVVIDGIKMQFFTNYHSDTNDCLMVFLPEKGTILNNIYWPAFPNLYTLRGSVYRDPLPWIEGLKKIKSLQADHMINTHATAVSGKENVSEAVTNYHDALAFTYDQTIRRILLGESPDELRHTIQLPEHLAEWPENQLTYGEMSYYPPNIYNYALGWFDGNASNINPVHPNVEAEKIVEGFGGIKNMIEAIEKAMKNKEYAWANQLSEYLYKVYPNDQDVRQLKADALRMMGQLTIASIPRSFYLSQARALENEVSVLHTVMPSKHQILGSDPGTYVNMMRVRIDPEKSMDTDKIISFEFTDIETDAAFALHVRRGVAEYVKEPAEYYRKSDVKIMLPRELYAEYYTGTILLHDLLTNKNVTIVGNKKDAKRILEMFDQYNAAEPNFKFKMEIQN; this is encoded by the coding sequence ATGAAACTAAAACTATTTATTTTAAGTCTGACACTGGGCCTCGTAACAACATTAACGGGTCAGAATCAGGAAGCCTATATGGGAGGTGAAGCAGAATTAGTAACCTTACCCAACGGTGGAGTCATCAACAAAAAAGCACCGGAATTAGTTGCAAAAACGCATATTTCGGAGCCTAATATTATTCACGTAACTGAGGGTATATGGAGTTTTGAAGGCTATTCCTTTGCCAACTTTGTTGTAATTGAAGGAGAAACAGGCTTGATCGTTTATGATGCAGGTGAAGATAATGACGATTCCAGGCGCTTTATGAAAGCACTCAGAAAAGTAAGTGATAAACCTATTCACACCATAATCTATAGTCATTCTCATTATGTGTGGGGAGGAAGAGTTATGATTGAAGATAATGAGAATATTACGGTTATTGGTCATCCAATGCTTAATAAAAATATTCTTGAAAGTGGAGGCGCAGGAGCCTCTGTTCCAGAACTAGCACCGGTACTAACAGGAAGGATCTATGAACAATTTAATGTATACCTGCCTTCAGAAGGAATAGATGCTCCATTGGCTAAGAGCCCAATAGGGAGCAATGATAAAGAATTTATTCCTGTTACAAAAACTGCACAAAATGAAGAAATAGTTGTAATTGATGGAATTAAAATGCAATTCTTTACGAATTACCACAGTGATACCAATGATTGTTTGATGGTATTTCTACCAGAAAAAGGTACTATACTCAACAACATATATTGGCCCGCCTTCCCCAATCTATATACTTTAAGAGGTTCTGTTTATCGTGACCCACTTCCTTGGATAGAAGGCTTAAAGAAGATCAAAAGCTTACAAGCGGATCATATGATCAACACCCACGCCACAGCAGTATCAGGCAAGGAAAATGTATCAGAGGCTGTTACCAATTATCATGATGCTCTAGCATTTACCTACGATCAAACAATTCGGAGAATCCTACTGGGCGAATCACCTGATGAACTTCGTCACACTATTCAATTGCCGGAGCATTTGGCCGAATGGCCTGAAAACCAGCTCACCTATGGAGAAATGAGCTATTATCCCCCGAACATATATAACTATGCCCTGGGCTGGTTCGATGGCAATGCATCAAATATCAATCCTGTTCATCCTAATGTTGAGGCAGAAAAAATCGTCGAAGGTTTTGGTGGAATAAAAAACATGATAGAAGCTATAGAAAAGGCCATGAAAAATAAAGAATATGCATGGGCCAACCAACTCTCTGAATATTTATACAAGGTATATCCAAATGACCAGGATGTTCGTCAGTTAAAAGCCGATGCCCTGAGAATGATGGGACAACTAACCATAGCATCAATACCCAGATCATTTTACCTTTCGCAGGCCAGAGCTTTAGAAAATGAAGTGAGTGTTTTACATACGGTAATGCCTTCTAAACATCAAATTTTGGGTTCTGATCCGGGAACTTATGTAAATATGATGCGTGTGAGAATTGATCCTGAAAAAAGCATGGATACTGACAAGATCATATCATTTGAATTTACAGATATTGAAACCGATGCCGCTTTCGCTTTGCATGTTCGACGTGGTGTTGCTGAATATGTAAAAGAGCCTGCCGAATATTATAGAAAAAGTGATGTAAAAATCATGCTGCCACGCGAACTATATGCCGAATACTATACGGGTACAATTTTGTTACATGATTTACTGACAAATAAAAATGTGACTATTGTAGGTAACAAGAAAGACGCAAAACGAATTCTAGAAATGTTTGACCAGTACAACGCTGCAGAACCTAATTTCAAATTCAAAATGGAAATTCAGAATTAG
- a CDS encoding tannase/feruloyl esterase family alpha/beta hydrolase, with the protein MKTKIITILIIFVSIGLIADTMKNESIELNSFDPEKLKDQINMSEVTISSITQESEYAPHVKVAGVIGKNIKFELLLPDNWNGKFVMGGGGGFAGSVINFALTYGAVERGYATVGTDTGHEGNPLDGSWALNDMEAITNFGHLAVHRTAVNAKAMIEKYYQKEIDFSYFLGCSRGGGQALMEAQRYPEDFDGIVAGAPAYNWTHGMAATMVHNMKYMYPNPDDLNEPMISKSDLELIERTYLELYDELDGIKDGIINDPSVVNFDVDVELIMCEGEKTANCLTAEQIEVLRAIYSGATDPCGNPLFYGLPIGGETDEGGWFKWLTGGFNNIGSVSDFQAGVTSEFEPPHVPNIQFGFGTEVMKNLIFHDSNWTYKDYNFENFDDNSRLAAHTLNATSPDLSEFRSRGGKLLMYTGWSDVAISAYGTIGYYEDVVAHDPSAADDVKLYMMPGVLHCLGGNGPWFINWIDEIDKWVAGNNSPEELTVYFVDENMEPDGSRLLCPYPSVPQYDGQGNPRDVKSFVCD; encoded by the coding sequence ATGAAAACAAAAATTATAACAATCTTAATAATTTTCGTCAGTATCGGTCTGATTGCTGACACGATGAAAAACGAATCGATTGAGCTAAATAGCTTTGATCCCGAAAAGTTGAAGGATCAAATCAATATGTCAGAAGTAACAATATCTTCCATCACTCAAGAATCTGAATACGCTCCCCATGTAAAGGTAGCAGGAGTAATTGGAAAAAACATAAAATTCGAATTACTATTACCCGACAATTGGAACGGAAAGTTTGTCATGGGTGGTGGTGGTGGTTTTGCCGGTTCGGTTATCAACTTCGCCCTGACATACGGTGCAGTTGAGCGAGGTTATGCCACAGTGGGAACCGACACCGGACATGAAGGAAATCCTCTTGACGGAAGTTGGGCCCTGAATGATATGGAAGCTATCACCAATTTTGGTCACCTCGCGGTTCATCGCACAGCGGTCAATGCGAAGGCGATGATTGAAAAATATTATCAAAAGGAGATCGACTTCAGTTACTTCTTGGGATGTTCAAGGGGTGGAGGCCAGGCACTCATGGAGGCGCAGCGATACCCTGAGGATTTTGATGGAATTGTGGCAGGTGCACCTGCCTATAACTGGACGCATGGCATGGCGGCTACTATGGTTCACAACATGAAATATATGTATCCTAACCCGGATGATTTGAACGAACCTATGATAAGCAAGTCTGACCTTGAGCTAATAGAGAGAACCTATCTGGAATTATATGACGAACTGGATGGGATAAAAGACGGAATAATAAACGACCCATCAGTGGTTAATTTTGATGTTGATGTTGAGCTGATTATGTGTGAAGGAGAAAAAACCGCAAATTGTTTAACTGCGGAACAGATTGAGGTACTTAGGGCGATCTATTCAGGGGCAACAGATCCCTGCGGTAACCCTTTGTTTTATGGCTTGCCAATTGGCGGGGAGACAGATGAAGGAGGATGGTTTAAGTGGCTGACCGGTGGTTTTAATAATATTGGGAGTGTTTCCGATTTTCAGGCAGGCGTAACATCAGAATTTGAACCTCCTCATGTGCCCAATATTCAATTTGGGTTTGGAACAGAAGTCATGAAAAACTTAATTTTTCATGATTCCAACTGGACCTATAAGGATTACAATTTTGAAAATTTTGATGATAATTCCAGACTTGCGGCTCATACTTTAAATGCCACCAGCCCTGATTTATCTGAATTTCGAAGTAGGGGTGGCAAACTATTGATGTATACCGGCTGGTCCGATGTGGCAATAAGTGCCTATGGTACCATTGGATATTACGAAGATGTTGTTGCCCATGATCCGAGTGCTGCTGATGATGTTAAGTTGTATATGATGCCCGGAGTACTTCATTGTCTTGGTGGAAATGGACCTTGGTTTATCAACTGGATTGATGAAATTGACAAATGGGTTGCTGGAAACAATTCCCCAGAGGAACTTACCGTCTACTTTGTTGATGAGAACATGGAACCAGATGGTTCAAGACTTTTATGCCCTTATCCAAGTGTTCCTCAATATGACGGTCAAGGAAACCCAAGAGATGTCAAGAGCTTTGTATGTGACTAA